A single window of Penaeus chinensis breed Huanghai No. 1 chromosome 9, ASM1920278v2, whole genome shotgun sequence DNA harbors:
- the LOC125028784 gene encoding histidine-rich protein PFHRP-II-like, with protein MVEMVMEESSVCQAIDLATPRNSKRKKASSGLPSNSLLFITPKEHFDKFPLGGNTSDLQRSTQGTRQLYKKGGACYLYQQVGLVLVAGVVALVSGEISHHVKSSLHHTLDHHAAPKHHVAPVHHAVPVHHAAPVHHAASEHHAAPVHHAASVHHAAPVHHAAPVHHGKGYAPAYPDTPPHYAFEHAVNDDYAGTHFGHSEARDGYKTEGKYFVHLPDGRVQTVTYYADETGYHPTVSYEGTAHYDAHAAVPHHAPAKAYHAPEPVYHAPEPAYHAPEPVYHAPEPAYHAPEPVYHAPEPAYHAPVLPTYHA; from the exons AAGCGATCGACCTTGCCACACCAAGGAATTCCAAAAGAAAGAAGGCATCAAGCGGACTGCCATCCAATTCCCTGCTCTTTA TTACGCCCAAAGAGCACTTTGACAAGTTTCCTTTAGGGGGAAACACAAGTGACCTTCAGCGGTCAACGCAGGGGACGCGGCAGCTATATAAAAAGGGCGGCGCTTGCTA TCTTTACCAACAGGTAGGCTTGGTGCTGGTGGCAGGCGTGGTCGCCCTCGTTTCAGGCGAAATCAGTCACCATGTTAAGAGCTCTCTGCACCACACACTAGATCACCATGCGGCTCCAAAACATCATGTAGCCCCTGTACACCATGCTGTCCCAGTGcaccatgctgcccctgtacatcatgctgcctcTGAGcaccatgctgcccctgtacatcatgctgcctcTGTGcaccatgctgcccctgtacatcatgctgcccctgtacatcacgGAAAGGGATATGCTCCTGCTTACCCTGAT ACGCCTCCACACTACGCCTTCGAGCACGCTGTCAACGACGACTACGCCGGCACCCACTTCGGCCACTCGGAGGCTCGCGACGGCTACAAGACGGAGGGCAAGTACTTCGtgcacctccccgacggccgcgtCCAGACCGTCACTTACTACGCCGACGAGACTGGCTACCACCCCACCGTCTCGTACGAGGGGACGGCCCACTACGACGCCCACgcagccgtccctcaccacgCCCCTGCCAAGGCTTACCACGCCCCTGAACCAGTATATCACGCCCCTGAGCCAGCATATCACGCACCTGAGCCAGTATATCACGCCCCTGAGCCAGCATATCACGCACCTGAGCCAGTATATCACGCCCCTGAACCAGCATATCACGCCCCAGTTCTACCCACTTACCATGCCTAA
- the LOC125028785 gene encoding cuticle protein 18.6-like has translation MMRKVCLVLVAGVVALVSGEISHHVKSSLHHPLDHHAAPKHHVAPVHHAVPVHHAAPVHHAAPVHHAAPVHHAASVHHAAPVHHAAPVHHGKGYAPAYPDTPPHYAFEHAVNDDYAGTHFGHSEARDGYKTEGKYFVHLPDGRVQTVTYYADETGYHPTVSYEGTAHYDAHAAVPHHAPAKAYHAPEPAYHAPAKAYHAPEPAYHAPEPAYHAPVLPTYHA, from the exons ATGATGCGAAAG GTATGCTTGGTGCTGGTGGCAGGCGTGGTCGCCCTCGTTTCAGGCGAAATCAGTCACCATGTTAAGAGCTCTCTACACCACCCACTAGATCACCATGCTGCTCCAAAACATCATGTAGCCCCTGTACACCATGCTGTCCCAGTGcaccatgctgcccctgtacatcatgctgcccctgtgcaccatgctgcccctgtacatcatgctgcctcTGTGcaccatgctgcccctgtacatcatgctgcccctgtacatcacgGAAAGGGATATGCTCCTGCTTACCCTGAT ACGCCTCCACACTACGCCTTCGAGCACGCTGTCAACGACGACTACGCCGGCACCCACTTCGGCCACTCGGAGGCTCGCGACGGCTACAAGACGGAGGGCAAGTACTTCGtgcacctccccgacggccgcgtCCAGACCGTCACTTACTACGCCGACGAGACTGGCTACCACCCCACCGTCTCGTACGAGGGGACGGCCCACTACGACGCCCACgcagccgtccctcaccacgCCCCTGCCAAGGCTTACCACGCCCCTGAACCAGCATACCACGCCCCTGCCAAGGCTTACCACGCCCCTGAACCAGCATATCACGCCCCTGAACCAGCATATCACGCCCCAGTTCTACCCACTTATCATGCCTAA
- the LOC125028786 gene encoding histidine-rich protein PFHRP-II-like has product MLPLYIMLLLLHHATPVHHASPVHHAAPVHHAAPVHHAAPVHHAAPVHHAAPVHHAAPVHHAAPVHHGKGYAPAYPDTPPHYAFEHAVNDDYAGTHFGHSEARDGYKTEGKYFVHLPDGRVQTVTYYADETGYHPTVSYEGTAHYDAHAAVPHHAPAKAYHAPEPVYHAPEPAYHAPEPAYHAPVLPTYHA; this is encoded by the exons atgctgcccctgtacatcatgctgctcCTGT TGCACCATGCTACTCCTGTACATCATGCTTCTCCTGTAcaccatgctgcccctgtacatcatgctgcccctgtacaccATGCTGctcctgtacatcatgctgcccctgtacatcatgctgcccctgtacatcatgctgcccctgtacatcatgctgctcCTGTACATCACGGAAAGGGATATGCTCCTGCTTACCCTGAT ACGCCTCCACACTACGCCTTCGAGCACGCTGTCAACGACGACTACGCCGGCACCCACTTCGGCCACTCGGAGGCTCGCGACGGCTACAAGACGGAGGGCAAGTACTTCGtgcacctccccgacggccgcgtCCAGACCGTCACTTACTACGCCGACGAGACTGGCTACCACCCCACCGTCTCGTACGAGGGGACGGCCCACTACGACGCCCACgcagccgtccctcaccacgCCCCAGCCAAGGCTTACCACGCCCCTGAACCAGTATATCACGCCCCTGAGCCAGCATATCACGCACCTGAGCCAGCATATCATGCCCCAGTTCTACCCACGTATCATGCCTAA
- the LOC125028787 gene encoding histidine-rich protein PFHRP-II-like yields the protein MMRKVGLVLVAGVVALVSGEISHHVKSSLHHPIHHHAAPKQHVAPVHHATPVHHATPVHHAAPVHHAAPVHHAAPVHHGKGYAPAYPDTPPHYAFEHAVNDDYAGTHFGHSEARDGYKTEGKYFVHLPDGRVQTVTYYADETGYHPTVSYEGTAHYDAHAAVAHHAPAKAYHAPEPAYHAAPKHHVAPVHHASPVHHAAPVHHAAPVYHAAPVHHAAPVHHATPVHHGKGYAPAYPDTPPHYAFEHAVNDDYAGTHFGHSEARDGYKTEGKYFVHLPDGRVQTVTYYADETGYHPTVSYEGTAHYDAHAAVPHHAPAKAYHAPEPAYHAPAKAHHAPEPTYHAPVVPTYHA from the exons ATGATGCGAAAG GTAGGCTTGGTGCTGGTGGCAGGTGTGGTCGCCCTCGTTTCAGGCGAAATCAGTCACCATGTTAAGAGTTCTCTGCACCACCCAATACATCACCATGCGGCTCCAAAACAGCATGTAGCCCCTGTACACCATGCTACTCCTGTACATCACGCTACTCCTGTAcaccatgctgcccctgtacatcatgcagcccctgtacatcatgctgctcCTGTGCATCATGGAAAGGGATATGCTCCTGCTTACCCTGAT ACGCCTCCACACTACGCCTTCGAGCACGCTGTCAACGACGACTACGCCGGCACCCACTTCGGCCACTCGGAGGCTCGCGACGGCTACAAGACGGAGGGCAAGTACTTCGtgcacctccccgacggccgcgtCCAGACCGTCACTTACTACGCCGACGAGACTGGCTACCACCCCACCGTCTCGTACGAGGGGACGGCCCACTACGACGCCCACGCAGCCGTCGCTCACCACGCCCCTGCCAAGGCTTACCACGCCCCTGAACCAGCATATCACG CGGCTCCAAAACATCATGTAGCCCCTGTACACCATGCCTCCCCAGTGcaccatgctgcccctgtacaccATGCTGCCCCTGTATACCATGCTGCACCTGTAcaccatgctgcccctgtacaccATGCTACTCCTGTACATCACGGAAAGGGATATGCTCCTGCTTACCCTGAT ACGCCTCCACACTACGCCTTCGAGCACGCTGTCAACGACGACTACGCCGGCACCCACTTCGGCCACTCGGAGGCTCGCGACGGCTACAAGACGGAGGGCAAGTACTTCGtgcacctccccgacggccgcgtCCAGACCGTCACTTACTACGCCGACGAGACTGGCTACCACCCCACCGTCTCGTACGAGGGGACGGCCCACTATGACGCCCACgcagccgtccctcaccacgCCCCTGCCAAGGCTTACCACGCCCCTGAACCAGCATACCACGCCCCTGCCAAGGCTCACCACGCCCCTGAGCCAACATATCACGCCCCAGTTGTACCCACCTACCATGCCTAA
- the LOC125029202 gene encoding NADH dehydrogenase [ubiquinone] iron-sulfur protein 3, mitochondrial-like: MASTVIRGLSSLAKNASKSVLPRVAGARFCSTEQTLHPTVRPVNTVERQTLTEYGQYVAECMPKYVQKVQITAGNELEVLIAPEGVIPVLTFLKDHTNGQYTCLTDLCGVDMPSRAFRFEVVYNLLSVRFNSRIRVKTYTDELTPVDSACEVYAGANWYEREVWDMYGVFFANHPDLRRILTDYGFEGHPFRKDFPLSGYVEVRYDDEAKRVVVEPLELAQEFRKFDLNAPWEQFPKFRDHVPAEDVPIKEEKE, from the exons ATGGCTTCCACCGTCATCAGGGGACTGTCTTCTCTGGCTAAAAATGCCTCCAAGTCAG TGTTGCCTCGTGTTGCTGGAGCACGCTTTTGCAGCACTGAGCAGACCCTTCATC CAACTGTACGTCCTGTGAATACCGTTGAGAGACAGACCCTGACTGAATATGGACAGTATGTTGCTGAATGCATGCCAAAATATGTGCAGAAG GTGCAAATTACAGCAGGCAATGAGCTGGAGGTCTTGATTGCTCCTGAGGGTGTGATTCCTGTACTCACTTTCTTGAAAGATCACACCAACGGACAGTATACCTGCCTGACTGACCTGTGTGGGGTTGATATGCCCAGCAGAGCTTTCAGATTTGAG GTGGTGTACAACTTGCTCTCTGTTCGCTTCAACTCTAGAATCAGAGTGAAGACTTACACTGATGAGCTGACTCCCGTCGACAGTGCTTGTGAA GTGTATGCCGGCGCCAACTGGTACGAGCGAGAAGTGTGGGACATGTACGGAGTGTTCTTCGCCAACCACCCAGATCTTCGAAGGATCCTCACCGACTACGGATTTGAGGGACATCCCTTCAGGAAGGACTTCCCACTCTCCGGCTACGTTGAG GTCCGCTATGATGACGAGGCTAAGCGAGTGGTGGTGGAGCCCCTCGAGTTGGCACAGGAATTCCGAAAGTTCGACCTCAATGCCCCCTGGGAGCAGTTCCCCAAATTCCGAGACCACGTGCCAGCAGAGGACGTGCCcatcaaggaggagaaggaataa